The Oscillospiraceae bacterium genome includes the window TTAAGAGAGTTTCAGCTTACCGTCGGTGATTACAATTTTTACCTTTCCTGTTAACTCTTTTCCGTAGTAGGGAGAGTTTTTGCTTTTGGAAACGGTGTTTTCGGGAGTGGGTACCCAGGTTTCGTTCAAATCACAAACGGTGATGTTTGCGGTTTCACCCACCTTGATTTGGGCAGGGGTGATATTTAAAATTCTGCAGGGGGTGTCTGCCATCAGTTTTGCGAGCTGGGGCAGAGTGAGTTTTCCTGTTTTGTAAAGATAGGTGCAACCCACTGCAAAAGAGGTTTCTAATCCGATAATGCCGTTTAAGGCGTGGTCAAATTCAATTTTCTTTTCGTCAAAATGATGAGGAGCGTGGTCGGTTGCAATCGCATCAATAGTGCCATCCTGCAAACCTTCAATCATTGCCGCCACATCTGATGCTTCGCGCAAAGGAGGATTCATTTTTGCGTGAGTGTCGTAACCTTCGCAAGCTTCGTCGGTTAAGGAGAAATAGTGGGGACAAGTGTCACAAGTCACTTTTACCCCTTCCTTTTTCGCGTTACGGATGAAATCCACACTTCCTTTGGTGCTGATATGGGTGATATGCACCGGCACATCGTAAGTTTTTGCTATAATCACTTCTCTTGCAATTGCCACTTCTTCTGCCGCACGGGGAATTCCGCGAAGACCCAGACGGTCAGCTGTTGCTCCTTCGTTCATCACACCGCCGTTTACCAAGGATAAATCCTCACTATGGCAAACCACGGGCATTCCCGCCATATCGGCATAACGCAGTGCCTGACGCATAGTGTTGGAATCGGACACGGGTTTTCCGTCATCGGAAATAGCAACCACACCGTGTGCTTTTAATTCCATAATTTCGGTTAATTCTTTGCCTTCTAAACCTTTGGTGATTGCCGCTACGGGAAACACTTTGGCATAACCAAATTTGTTTGCTTTGTTGATGATATATTCCACAACGGGCACGTTATCGGTAACAGGGTTGGTGTTGGGCATTGCCGCAACTCCCCAGAAACCGCCGTGCATCGCTGCTTTGGTGCCGGATTCGATATCTTCTTTGTAGGTAAAGCCCGGGTCTCTCATATGGGTATGCATATCAAAGAAGGAGGGAAATGCAGTTTTGCCTGCACAGTCAATCACCTGATCAGCCGAGTCGGTGATATTGGTTTCAATTTTGGTAATCACACCGTCTGTAATCAGAATATCCTGATGTTCGGTTACAGCTTCGGTGGATACAACACTCAGATTTTTTAATAAAATGGTCATATATTTGTCTCCTCTCTTTATGCACGGTTGATGAAGGTGTCCAGCACTGCCATACGAACTGCCACCCCGTTGGTTACCTGCTCATCAATTACGGATTTATCAGGAGAGTACAGCAGAGACTGCAGTTCCAGTCCACGGTTTACCGGACCGGGATGCATAATCAGCGCACCTTCTTTGGCTAATTTCATCCGTTCTTCGTTGACGCCGAAATATTTCGCATATTCATATCCCGACGGGAAAAAACAGTTTTTCTGACGTTCCAGTTGGAGTCGCAGAGGCATTACCACGTCGGCATCACGGATTGCCTTGTCCACATCGGTGTACATTTTCACGCCTAAGCTTTCCAAATCGTTGGGAAGCAGAGTTCTGGGACCTGCCATTACCACTTCGGCACCTAATTTTAACAAACCGTAGGTATCGCTTCTTGCCACACGGCTGTGATAAATATCACCAATGATGGCAATCTTTTTGCCTTCCACAGTGCCCATCTTTTCATACATGGTGAAAAAATCCAACAGTGCCTGAGTGGGATGTTCGTTCATACCGTCCCCTGCATTGATGACGGACGCGCTCACGTTTTGTGCAACCAGATGAGGTGCACCCGCATTTTCGTGACGGATGATAAAACAGTCATTGCCCATAGCATTTAAAGTTCGGGTGGTGTCGATTAAGGTTTCGCCCTTTTTTACAGAGCTGGAGGATACCGCCATATTGGATGCAATCGCTCCCAGATATTTGGATGCCAGTTCAAAGGAAGTTCGGGTTCGGGTGCTGTTTTCATAAAACAGGGTCATCACCGATTTTCCTGTTAAGTTAGTGGCTTTTTTGCAATCGGAGAAGATAATTTTTTTCATCTCTTTTGCTTTGTTCAGAATGTAATGAATCTGGTCGGCATCTAAATTTTGAATGCCCAGTAAGTCTTTTTCAAATTTCATAATCCTTAAGTTCGACTCCTTCCCATTTATGGTTCATCTATAAAAAAACACAAAATTATACTTATATAGTATAGCACATCATTTTTTGTTTGTCTATAGTTTTGACCCATTTTTTTCGTGTTTTTTATAGGTTTTTCGCCACCTTTTCCCTGTTTCAAATTGACAAATCTTTTCCCTTATGCTAAAATGGAAGAATCCTTGGAATCTGAGAGGAATTTTTTATGAATTTATATCAAACTCTGTCAGAGGAGTTGCAGGAAAAAATCCGCAAGGACTTTAAAGGCAGTTACATCTTGGAAAACACGGCTATCCGAAGAGATCCAAACCACGATACGCCGTCTCTGTGGAGAAGCTGTTATCTTCGGGATGTGGAAAAGATTATGCACTCCCCTTACTACAACCGATACACCGACAAAACCCAGGTGTTTGCCTTTTATAAAAACGACGACATCAGTCGCCGTGCTTTTCACGTGCAATTAGTATCCCGAATTGCCCGAAACATTGGCAGAATGTTGGGATTAAACTTAGATTTGATTGAAGCCATCGCCTTAGGGCACGACATCGGACACACTCCTTTCGGTCACGCAGGAGAACACTTTTTAAACGAACTGTCCCTAGAATATACAGGCAGACAATTCCACCACAATGTGCATAGTGTCAGGGTTTTGGACGGGATTTTCCGACACAACATTTCTCTTCAGACCTTAGACGGAATCTTGTGTCACAACGGTGAAATGGAGCAAAAAGAATACCGTACCGCTCCCCTTTTTGATTTTTCGGAATTTGACGAAAAAGTGGAAAGCTGCTATGTAACCGAAGGTGCCGTGAAAAAACTGACACCCTCTACCAAAGAGGGGTGTGTGGTAAAAATCTGTGATCTGATTGCCTACTTAGGAAAAGATCGTCAGGATGCCTTAAAAACCGAAACACTTTCTTCAGAAGAACTGTTTTCCGAAACCTCTTTAGGCAAACACAATGCCATGATTATCAACAATTTATGTGTCAATATCATTGAAAAAAGCTACGGAAAAGATTGCATTGCAATGGACGAGGAATCGTTTTTAGCATTATCCAAAATCAAGGAAGAAAACTACCGATTGATATACGGAAGCAAGCGTGTGAAAGAAATTGAAGTGTTGCTGAAACCTATGTTCCGTGAACTATACGAAAAATTACGGGAAGACCTTGCAAATAACCGCACCACTTCCCCTATTTTTCATCATCATCTGGATTTTGTGGCAGAACACGGAAAATACTACCGACAAAACAATTACCAAGAAGAAACCACCATTGACCAGATGGTAATCGACTATATGGCAAGTATGACGGACGATTATTTTATTGAGCTTTACGAACATCTGTTCCCCGATAAAAAATCGCCCCTTGTCTATACCCCCTACTTTAATTGAGAAAGGATATTCAAAAAATGAAAATCGGATTTATCGGTACCGGCAATATGGGCGGTGCCATGATTGACGGCATTTTGGCATCAGGTATTGTTGCAACATCTGATGTGTATGTGAGCGACATCTCAGAAAATCAGCTTACAAAATACAAAGAAAAAGGTATCAATACCTCCACCGATAACAAAGTGACTGCAGAGAATTCTGACTATATTTTTTTAACCGTAAAACCCCAGTTTTATGAAGCAGTTCTTGCGGATTTAAAGGAATTTTCCGATAAAATTTATATCACTGTTGCCCCCGGTATCACCACAGATTTTTTGAGAAAGAAGCTTGCTGATACCACCAAAGTAGTTCGTACCATGCCTAATACGCCCGCTTTGGTAGGAGAAGGTGTTACCGCCGTTTGCAGAGGCGAAAACGTGACAGATGAAGAATATGAAACGGTGAAACAATTACTTTCCGCATTCTCTGAAATCCACGAGTTACCCGAGGATAAAATGGATGCCATTATTTCAGTTTCCGGCTCCTCCCCCGCCTATGTGTATATGATGATTGACGCTATGGCAAAATCAGGAGAACGCCAGGGAATTCCCTACGAAACAGCTCTTCGGATGGCAGGAAAAACGGTGCTTGGTGCAGCAAAACTGTTACTGTCTTCCAATGAACCTGCCGATATTTTGGTGGATAAGGTATGCTCCAAAGGCGGCACTACCATTGAAGCGGTGAACCACTTAAAAGAACACGATTTTTATCAATTGATTGATGATGCCATGGCAGAATGTACCCGTCGTGCATTAGAACTGAAAAAGTAAGAGAGGAAGTCGAATTTTGGATAGCAAAGAAATTATCTACGAAGAACTGACAAATCGTATGCAAAAGGGTGTCTGCCCCATTTGCGATTTCACGGAATTCCGCCTGGCAGAAGCCTTAGAGCGTTTTTTACATGAAGGCATCAACACCCCGCATACCCGAGCAAAAATTGAATGGACCAACGGTTTTTGTAATTTCCACGCGCACCGTTTATTAGAGCTGGGAGACCCGTTGTCCCACGCCATTTTATATCACGATTTTATGAACAACGTGATGAAAGATGTTCCCGACAAAAAATCCAAAACTGACCGTAGCGAACACAAAGAATGCTTCTTCTGCAATATTCAGAAATCCAACGACGATGACTACACCAAGGCTTTTTTGGAATTTTATAAAAATGAAGAGTTTGCTTCCCGCTATGAATCAGGAAGCAGTATCCTCTGCGTACCTCACTTGGTAAGCATTCAGAAAATCCGATTCGCCAACAAGAAAACCGTAACCCGACTGGTGGAAGCAACCATGGAAAAATATAAAAACTTAAACCAACAGCTTTCAGAAATCAAACGAAAAAGTGATTATCGCAATACGCACGAAAAATGGACTGACGAAGAAAAAGTTGCCTGGAAAAAAGTGGTGGGAGTTTTCAATGCGTACCCGGGAATTCGGCCGTAACATAAGAACAAAATTATGACATTTATATCGATGATATGAACTTTTTTGGTGTTTTTCCAGCGTGGACACGCGTTAAAAAACGCTTGAAAACCATTGAAATTACTGGATTCTTGTGCAATAAGGACAGTTTGATATTGTGAAAATAAGCATTTTGCCGAATTTCAAAAAAAGTCTTTACAAAACAAGAATTGTGTTGTACAATGTCGATGATAAAAATGAAAAGGGGTGTCAATGGGAAGAATTGCGATGTTCTTCCTTAATTGGTACCAAAGGGGAAAAACTATGCAAATCACTGACGTCAGAGTTCGGAAGGTCAGCTCTGTCGGCAAGATGAAAGCAGTGGTTTCCGTTACCTTGGATAATTGCTTTGTTGTGCATGATATCAAAGTAATCGAAGGGAAAGAACGACTGTTCAT containing:
- a CDS encoding HD domain-containing protein yields the protein MNLYQTLSEELQEKIRKDFKGSYILENTAIRRDPNHDTPSLWRSCYLRDVEKIMHSPYYNRYTDKTQVFAFYKNDDISRRAFHVQLVSRIARNIGRMLGLNLDLIEAIALGHDIGHTPFGHAGEHFLNELSLEYTGRQFHHNVHSVRVLDGIFRHNISLQTLDGILCHNGEMEQKEYRTAPLFDFSEFDEKVESCYVTEGAVKKLTPSTKEGCVVKICDLIAYLGKDRQDALKTETLSSEELFSETSLGKHNAMIINNLCVNIIEKSYGKDCIAMDEESFLALSKIKEENYRLIYGSKRVKEIEVLLKPMFRELYEKLREDLANNRTTSPIFHHHLDFVAEHGKYYRQNNYQEETTIDQMVIDYMASMTDDYFIELYEHLFPDKKSPLVYTPYFN
- the proC gene encoding pyrroline-5-carboxylate reductase, giving the protein MKIGFIGTGNMGGAMIDGILASGIVATSDVYVSDISENQLTKYKEKGINTSTDNKVTAENSDYIFLTVKPQFYEAVLADLKEFSDKIYITVAPGITTDFLRKKLADTTKVVRTMPNTPALVGEGVTAVCRGENVTDEEYETVKQLLSAFSEIHELPEDKMDAIISVSGSSPAYVYMMIDAMAKSGERQGIPYETALRMAGKTVLGAAKLLLSSNEPADILVDKVCSKGGTTIEAVNHLKEHDFYQLIDDAMAECTRRALELKK
- a CDS encoding aspartate carbamoyltransferase catalytic subunit — translated: MKFEKDLLGIQNLDADQIHYILNKAKEMKKIIFSDCKKATNLTGKSVMTLFYENSTRTRTSFELASKYLGAIASNMAVSSSSVKKGETLIDTTRTLNAMGNDCFIIRHENAGAPHLVAQNVSASVINAGDGMNEHPTQALLDFFTMYEKMGTVEGKKIAIIGDIYHSRVARSDTYGLLKLGAEVVMAGPRTLLPNDLESLGVKMYTDVDKAIRDADVVMPLRLQLERQKNCFFPSGYEYAKYFGVNEERMKLAKEGALIMHPGPVNRGLELQSLLYSPDKSVIDEQVTNGVAVRMAVLDTFINRA
- a CDS encoding dihydroorotase; the protein is MTILLKNLSVVSTEAVTEHQDILITDGVITKIETNITDSADQVIDCAGKTAFPSFFDMHTHMRDPGFTYKEDIESGTKAAMHGGFWGVAAMPNTNPVTDNVPVVEYIINKANKFGYAKVFPVAAITKGLEGKELTEIMELKAHGVVAISDDGKPVSDSNTMRQALRYADMAGMPVVCHSEDLSLVNGGVMNEGATADRLGLRGIPRAAEEVAIAREVIIAKTYDVPVHITHISTKGSVDFIRNAKKEGVKVTCDTCPHYFSLTDEACEGYDTHAKMNPPLREASDVAAMIEGLQDGTIDAIATDHAPHHFDEKKIEFDHALNGIIGLETSFAVGCTYLYKTGKLTLPQLAKLMADTPCRILNITPAQIKVGETANITVCDLNETWVPTPENTVSKSKNSPYYGKELTGKVKIVITDGKLKLS